The following proteins are co-located in the Flectobacillus major DSM 103 genome:
- a CDS encoding polysaccharide deacetylase family protein — protein MTKTLPFLFFATFLGLTISCNSKIYAQTEKPKISFTFDDGQTNDIGEYKLEVWNQMLLNNLKKHNLKAILFSSGANKLSEKGKYVLTSWNNEGHFIANHTFTHANFNSKNTSLESFKRELILNDSVIKSYSNFVPYFRFPYLKEGNSKEKIDGFRAFMTQQGYKNGHVSIDASDWYIDSRLIQRLKTNPNSDISGFRDYYKKHLLDRALYYDSLAFQLTDRRINHVILLHHNLAAALFLDDLIKYFEDNGWEVIDVDKAYKDKIYNEIPNNIPAGESLIWALAKQSGRFENVLRYPAEDGDYEKPIMDKLGL, from the coding sequence ATGACAAAAACCTTACCCTTTTTATTCTTTGCAACATTTTTGGGGCTGACAATTTCTTGCAATAGCAAAATATATGCTCAAACTGAAAAACCTAAAATATCATTTACTTTTGACGATGGGCAAACCAATGATATTGGCGAATATAAATTGGAAGTATGGAATCAAATGTTGTTGAATAACTTAAAAAAACACAACCTAAAAGCAATTTTATTTTCTTCTGGAGCAAATAAACTCTCGGAAAAAGGAAAATACGTCTTAACATCGTGGAACAATGAAGGACATTTTATTGCAAATCATACTTTTACTCATGCCAACTTTAATAGCAAAAATACAAGCTTAGAATCTTTTAAGCGAGAATTAATTCTAAACGATTCTGTCATAAAAAGTTACTCTAATTTCGTTCCATATTTTAGGTTTCCTTATTTGAAAGAAGGGAATTCAAAGGAAAAAATTGATGGCTTTAGAGCTTTTATGACCCAACAAGGTTACAAAAATGGACACGTTTCAATTGATGCTTCTGATTGGTATATCGACAGCCGACTTATTCAGCGACTTAAAACAAATCCTAATTCAGACATTTCAGGCTTCAGAGATTATTATAAAAAACATCTTCTTGATCGTGCCTTATATTATGATTCATTGGCATTTCAGCTAACAGACAGACGGATAAATCATGTGATACTTTTACACCATAATTTGGCAGCAGCATTGTTCTTAGACGATTTAATTAAATATTTTGAAGACAATGGCTGGGAAGTTATTGACGTAGATAAAGCATATAAAGACAAAATATATAATGAAATTCCTAATAATATTCCAGCAGGCGAAAGTTTGATATGGGCTTTAGCAAAGCAATCAGGGAGGTTTGAGAATGTGTTGCGTTACCCAGCGGAAGATGGGGATTACGAAAAACCGATAATGGACAAATTAGGACTTTGA
- a CDS encoding SDR family oxidoreductase — translation MDNSLKGQVALVTGGTKGIGKAIADKLSYAGVQVVVTARTAPKESTSGQHFIATDLARPESAETLAKEILGQYGRIDIIVNNAGANLSPGGGFNALSDEHWNNDWQLNFMSVVRINKALLPTMIEQKSGVIVNISTVAAKQPIWEMTMSYSSAKAALNIYSKALANEVGSKGIRVNVVSPGVVKTPLMLDFIDNIAESSNITSDEAFKIVMDKISVPLGRMAEPEEIANLVKFLVSEEAKYITGTNYSVDGGALPTI, via the coding sequence ATGGACAATTCATTGAAAGGACAAGTTGCCTTGGTAACAGGCGGAACAAAAGGCATAGGCAAAGCCATTGCCGACAAATTAAGCTATGCAGGTGTGCAAGTAGTAGTAACGGCACGAACTGCACCAAAAGAAAGTACAAGCGGACAGCATTTTATTGCAACAGACCTTGCTCGACCCGAAAGTGCAGAAACTCTTGCCAAAGAAATTTTGGGGCAATACGGCAGAATAGACATTATTGTCAATAATGCAGGGGCTAATTTAAGTCCAGGGGGCGGTTTCAATGCTCTTTCAGATGAACATTGGAACAATGATTGGCAACTGAATTTTATGTCAGTTGTTCGTATCAACAAAGCATTATTGCCGACAATGATTGAACAAAAAAGCGGTGTAATCGTCAACATTTCTACGGTTGCAGCAAAGCAACCAATATGGGAAATGACAATGTCTTATTCTTCTGCAAAAGCAGCATTGAATATTTATAGCAAAGCATTGGCAAACGAAGTTGGCTCAAAAGGAATACGGGTCAATGTTGTTTCACCGGGCGTTGTAAAAACACCGTTAATGTTGGACTTTATTGACAACATTGCAGAATCGTCAAACATTACATCAGACGAAGCATTTAAAATTGTAATGGATAAAATTAGTGTGCCATTGGGAAGAATGGCAGAACCCGAAGAAATTGCGAACCTTGTAAAATTCCTTGTTTCTGAGGAAGCAAAATATATCACAGGAACTAATTATTCGGTTGACGGAGGTGCTTTACCAACTATCTAA
- a CDS encoding winged helix-turn-helix transcriptional regulator, whose protein sequence is MSKKKLQKPQEKCTLQEILGVIGGKWSMSIIYVLFNGKKRFSELERLIPNINTRMLVKELKNMEANGIVVREVFATVPPTVEYTLTTKGEKLEPIINELYKWGVEYVG, encoded by the coding sequence ATGAGCAAAAAAAAATTACAAAAGCCTCAAGAAAAATGCACACTTCAAGAAATTTTAGGTGTAATAGGTGGAAAATGGTCTATGTCCATTATCTATGTTTTATTTAACGGGAAAAAGCGTTTTAGCGAATTAGAACGACTTATACCAAACATAAATACCCGCATGTTGGTCAAAGAATTGAAGAATATGGAAGCCAATGGAATTGTTGTCAGAGAAGTTTTTGCAACTGTTCCGCCAACAGTTGAATATACCCTAACGACAAAAGGGGAAAAGTTAGAGCCAATTATCAACGAACTCTATAAATGGGGCGTTGAATATGTTGGCTAA
- a CDS encoding SDR family oxidoreductase, which translates to MKKAFITGANKSIGFEVAKQLLQQGFYVYLGSRSLENGLKAVGQLKSEGLTNVEAIQIDVTDDNSVKNARLEIGKKTSVLDVLINNAGINGVKFDETGNFIPQTAQHTSVEVFKEVYETNVYGVVRVTQALLDLLKKSDEPRIVMVSSSQGSITLHSDPTYKYYHHKGVVYLSSKSALNMFTVNLAYELRDTNFKINAVSPGFTKTDFNHHRGTETVEDAGKRIVKYALIGNDGVTGKFFCEETNPETGEIPW; encoded by the coding sequence ATGAAGAAAGCATTCATCACAGGAGCAAACAAAAGCATTGGCTTTGAAGTTGCTAAACAATTATTACAACAAGGTTTTTATGTTTATCTCGGAAGCCGAAGTTTAGAAAACGGACTGAAAGCCGTAGGGCAATTAAAATCTGAAGGGCTAACAAATGTAGAAGCCATCCAAATTGACGTAACCGATGACAATTCAGTAAAAAATGCACGTTTGGAAATCGGCAAAAAAACAAGTGTTTTGGACGTGCTAATCAACAATGCAGGAATTAATGGAGTCAAATTTGACGAGACTGGGAACTTTATTCCTCAAACAGCACAGCATACAAGTGTAGAGGTGTTTAAAGAAGTATATGAAACCAATGTTTATGGCGTTGTTAGAGTTACACAAGCATTGTTGGATTTACTCAAAAAATCGGACGAGCCAAGAATTGTAATGGTCAGTTCAAGCCAAGGTTCTATTACCTTACACAGCGACCCTACTTACAAATACTATCACCACAAAGGTGTTGTTTATTTGTCGTCAAAATCGGCACTCAATATGTTCACCGTTAATTTAGCTTATGAACTTCGTGATACTAATTTCAAAATTAACGCTGTAAGTCCTGGTTTTACCAAAACTGATTTCAATCATCATCGTGGAACAGAAACGGTGGAAGATGCAGGAAAACGTATCGTAAAATATGCTTTAATTGGCAATGATGGAGTAACAGGAAAATTCTTTTGCGAAGAAACAAATCCCGAAACAGGAGAAATTCCATGGTAA
- a CDS encoding Crp/Fnr family transcriptional regulator, translating into MKELVNYILQFGNLNQQQIDLITSKTTELEIKKNDYFVEAGKMFNQVVFVLEGVLRICYYNNKGEEITKYFVDENHLFTNPHQGEPMTEYVQAVTDCKLIVFSQQDWNEISHTIVSWESITNKIFQKALLEKLDRRSSLVSDDATTRYLTFLEKFSSLANRIPLSYIASYLGITQQSLSRIRKNIR; encoded by the coding sequence ATGAAAGAACTGGTAAATTACATATTGCAATTCGGAAATCTAAACCAACAACAAATAGACTTGATTACAAGTAAGACAACCGAATTGGAAATCAAAAAAAACGACTATTTTGTAGAAGCTGGAAAAATGTTCAACCAAGTCGTTTTCGTTTTGGAGGGTGTTTTGCGTATTTGCTATTACAACAACAAAGGCGAAGAAATCACAAAGTATTTTGTTGACGAAAACCATTTGTTTACAAACCCCCACCAAGGCGAACCTATGACAGAATATGTTCAAGCCGTTACCGACTGTAAGCTTATTGTGTTTTCTCAACAAGATTGGAACGAAATTTCTCATACGATTGTCAGTTGGGAGAGCATTACAAATAAAATTTTTCAAAAAGCCTTGTTAGAAAAATTAGACAGAAGAAGTTCGTTAGTTTCTGACGATGCTACAACTCGATATTTAACATTTTTAGAAAAGTTTTCATCACTTGCCAATCGTATTCCACTTTCATACATCGCTTCTTATCTCGGAATTACACAACAATCTTTAAGCAGAATTAGAAAAAACATTCGATAA
- a CDS encoding RloB family protein, producing MSSATIKPVGEGYNTISLVQRAVQLSKERSYEQVWCVFDADPKPDNPKHAKKFNDAVKLAERNGFGVAYSNQAFEYWLILHFDDHQGGGMNRNDYNNKINQLLKPFGLTYEGESNKTITEEIFEVLDGIDKKINKERKRLAISRAERNYDLFDHTNPANEESSTTVFRLVKELLKYI from the coding sequence TTGTCTTCTGCCACAATCAAACCAGTTGGTGAAGGTTATAACACTATATCATTAGTTCAAAGAGCAGTTCAATTATCAAAAGAAAGGTCATACGAACAAGTTTGGTGTGTATTTGATGCTGACCCTAAGCCAGATAACCCTAAGCATGCAAAAAAATTCAATGATGCAGTAAAACTTGCTGAAAGAAACGGTTTTGGTGTTGCATATTCAAATCAAGCTTTTGAATATTGGCTCATACTTCATTTTGACGACCATCAAGGTGGTGGAATGAATAGAAATGATTACAACAATAAAATCAATCAACTTTTAAAACCATTTGGACTAACATACGAAGGTGAAAGTAACAAAACAATAACGGAAGAAATTTTTGAAGTGCTTGACGGTATTGACAAAAAAATAAATAAGGAGAGGAAGCGTTTAGCAATTTCTAGAGCAGAAAGGAATTACGACCTTTTTGACCATACTAATCCTGCAAATGAAGAGTCATCCACCACTGTATTTAGACTTGTTAAAGAATTATTGAAGTATATATAG
- a CDS encoding AAA family ATPase: MLIQFSVRNFRTFKEKATLSLIASNYDKETRETENISDINIYNLRILKSAVVYGANASGKSKFIEALMFMKRFAINSSKESQKGEEIDVEPFKLNNESEKQPSEFEVIFLYKKEMFRYGFEVDKDQVVSEWLYHKPKTKEVELFYRDFQNFEIHSRNFPKGATLVREELIRNNALLLSVAAQFNDTTSENIIEWFKNLKTISGLKEEGYQGYTMGKTKDPKHKERILELLKAADLGIQDIKLEMLDVTKLPKDMPKELREMILKKSKEDNAEFFSDILTTHKKFDNSKHHIGNINFSLDDDESFGTRKFFALTGPVLDSIENGYTLVVDELDSKLHSNLVCKIVSLFNSKKLNPKNAQLIFNTHDTNLLSSGLFRKDQVWFTEKDKYGEAKLYSLADFKSETVRKNEAFEDNYIRGKYGAVPFLGFFDNLIHKNLLPQDENEK, translated from the coding sequence ATGCTAATTCAATTCTCAGTTCGAAATTTTAGAACATTTAAAGAAAAGGCCACACTGAGCCTTATCGCATCTAATTACGACAAAGAAACTAGAGAAACAGAAAACATTTCTGACATCAATATTTACAATCTTAGAATTCTTAAAAGTGCTGTTGTTTACGGAGCGAATGCAAGTGGAAAAAGCAAATTTATTGAGGCGTTAATGTTCATGAAGCGTTTTGCCATCAATTCTTCAAAAGAAAGTCAAAAAGGGGAAGAAATTGATGTGGAACCATTTAAATTAAATAACGAAAGTGAGAAACAACCTAGTGAGTTTGAAGTAATCTTTTTGTACAAAAAGGAAATGTTTCGTTATGGTTTTGAAGTTGATAAAGACCAAGTTGTTTCAGAGTGGCTATATCACAAGCCAAAAACAAAAGAAGTTGAGTTATTTTATAGAGATTTTCAAAATTTCGAAATTCATTCAAGAAATTTTCCAAAAGGTGCAACATTAGTTAGAGAAGAATTGATTAGAAATAATGCTTTACTTCTATCGGTAGCGGCTCAATTCAATGATACGACTAGCGAGAATATTATTGAATGGTTCAAAAATCTCAAGACAATTTCTGGACTTAAAGAAGAAGGTTATCAAGGCTACACTATGGGTAAAACTAAAGACCCAAAGCATAAAGAAAGAATTCTTGAATTACTCAAGGCTGCTGATTTAGGAATTCAAGATATTAAGCTTGAGATGCTAGATGTCACAAAGCTGCCAAAGGATATGCCTAAAGAATTGAGAGAAATGATTTTGAAAAAATCAAAAGAGGATAATGCAGAATTCTTTTCTGATATTTTGACTACTCATAAAAAGTTTGACAATTCTAAGCACCATATTGGGAATATTAACTTCTCTCTTGATGATGATGAATCATTTGGAACAAGAAAGTTTTTTGCATTGACTGGACCTGTCTTAGATTCAATTGAAAATGGATATACTCTTGTAGTTGATGAATTAGATTCAAAACTACATTCAAATTTAGTTTGTAAAATAGTTTCATTATTCAATTCAAAAAAACTCAATCCTAAAAATGCACAACTTATTTTCAACACTCACGACACAAATTTGTTAAGCTCAGGTTTGTTTAGAAAAGACCAAGTTTGGTTTACAGAAAAAGACAAATACGGAGAGGCTAAACTATATTCGTTGGCTGACTTTAAGTCTGAGACAGTAAGAAAAAATGAGGCTTTTGAGGACAATTACATCAGAGGTAAATATGGTGCGGTTCCATTTCTTGGATTCTTTGACAATTTAATTCACAAAAATTTATTGCCACAAGATGAAAATGAAAAATAA
- the dnaK gene encoding molecular chaperone DnaK, producing MGKIIGIDLGTTNSCVAVMEGNEPVVIANSEGRRTTPSIVAFLDNGNGERKVGDPAKRQAITNPKNTISSIKRFMGKRYSEVGSELKTIAYSVEQGSNDTPRVRIGDRLYTPQEISAQILTKMKQTAEDYLGQTVTEAVITVPAYFNDAERQATKEAGAIAGLEVKRIINEPTAAALAYGLDKGGKDMKIAVFDLGGGTFDISILELGDGVFEVKSTDGDTHLGGDDFDQVIIEWLADEFKKDEGVDLRKDAMALQRLKEAAEKAKIELSSGASTEINLPYIFPVDGMPKHLVRTLSRAKFEQLADSLIQRMLEPCRRAMKNSGYSNSDIDEVILVGGSTRIPRVVEEVEKFWGKKASKGVNPDEAVAIGAAVQGGVLTGEVKDVLLLDVIPLSLGIETMGGVFTKLIEANTTIPTKKSETFSTASDNQPSVELNILQGERPMAANNRSLGRFHLDGIPPAPRGVPQVEVTFDIDANGILHVSAKDKGTGKESNIRIEASSGLTDAEIEKMRQEAKANEAADKAEKEKIEKINQADSLIFQTEKQLKEYGEKLSEGNKSAIESALTELKTAHASRDVASIDASLEKLNNAWMAASQEMYAQGGDTAQPTGDAGQSANAGGGSSQAEDVPFEEVK from the coding sequence ATGGGAAAAATTATCGGTATTGACTTAGGCACAACCAACTCTTGCGTTGCAGTAATGGAAGGAAACGAGCCAGTCGTAATCGCTAACTCAGAAGGTCGTCGTACTACACCTTCAATCGTAGCTTTTTTAGATAACGGAAATGGAGAACGTAAAGTTGGTGACCCAGCAAAACGTCAGGCTATCACAAACCCTAAAAACACGATTTCATCAATCAAGCGTTTTATGGGTAAGCGTTATTCGGAAGTAGGTAGCGAATTAAAAACGATTGCTTATTCAGTAGAACAAGGTTCAAACGACACTCCACGTGTTCGTATTGGTGACCGTTTATATACACCACAAGAAATTTCTGCTCAGATTTTAACAAAAATGAAGCAGACTGCTGAAGACTATTTAGGACAAACAGTTACAGAAGCGGTTATTACAGTACCAGCTTACTTTAACGATGCAGAACGCCAAGCTACCAAAGAGGCGGGTGCTATTGCAGGTTTGGAAGTAAAACGTATCATCAACGAACCAACTGCCGCAGCATTGGCTTATGGCTTGGACAAAGGTGGTAAAGATATGAAAATCGCTGTATTTGACCTTGGTGGTGGTACATTCGATATTTCAATTTTAGAATTGGGTGATGGCGTATTTGAAGTAAAATCTACCGACGGTGATACACACTTGGGTGGTGACGACTTCGACCAAGTTATCATCGAATGGTTGGCTGACGAATTCAAAAAAGACGAAGGTGTAGATTTGCGTAAAGATGCTATGGCATTACAACGCTTGAAAGAAGCTGCTGAAAAAGCAAAAATCGAATTGTCATCAGGTGCATCTACCGAAATCAACTTGCCGTATATCTTCCCTGTAGATGGTATGCCTAAGCACTTGGTTCGTACATTGTCACGTGCTAAATTCGAGCAATTAGCAGACTCTTTGATTCAAAGAATGTTAGAGCCTTGCCGTCGTGCCATGAAAAACTCTGGTTACAGCAACTCCGACATCGACGAAGTTATCTTGGTTGGTGGTTCAACACGTATTCCACGTGTAGTTGAAGAAGTAGAGAAATTCTGGGGCAAAAAAGCATCTAAAGGTGTAAACCCTGACGAAGCTGTAGCGATTGGTGCAGCCGTACAAGGTGGTGTGTTGACAGGTGAGGTAAAAGACGTATTGTTGCTAGACGTTATTCCGTTGTCGTTGGGTATCGAAACTATGGGTGGTGTATTCACCAAATTGATTGAAGCCAACACAACAATCCCTACGAAGAAATCAGAAACATTCTCGACAGCTTCTGACAACCAACCTTCAGTAGAATTGAATATCTTACAAGGCGAACGTCCGATGGCAGCCAACAACCGTTCATTGGGTCGTTTCCACCTCGACGGTATTCCACCAGCACCACGTGGTGTACCACAAGTAGAAGTAACATTCGATATAGATGCCAATGGTATCCTTCATGTGTCGGCAAAAGACAAAGGAACAGGCAAAGAAAGCAACATCCGTATTGAAGCATCGAGTGGATTGACAGATGCCGAAATCGAAAAAATGCGTCAAGAAGCAAAAGCAAACGAAGCCGCAGACAAAGCAGAAAAAGAAAAAATCGAAAAAATCAACCAAGCTGATTCATTGATTTTCCAAACAGAAAAACAATTGAAAGAGTACGGCGAAAAACTTTCGGAAGGCAACAAATCTGCGATTGAATCAGCATTGACAGAGTTGAAAACAGCTCACGCATCACGTGACGTAGCCTCAATAGATGCTTCTCTCGAAAAATTGAACAACGCTTGGATGGCAGCATCACAAGAAATGTATGCACAAGGTGGCGACACCGCACAGCCAACAGGCGATGCCGGTCAATCAGCTAACGCAGGCGGCGGTTCTTCACAAGCAGAAGACGTTCCGTTTGAAGAAGTAAAATAA
- a CDS encoding NAD(P)-dependent oxidoreductase encodes MKIFVHTIFSDTEKAYFRQNLPTRYELCFGSELSEENRKEAFLSSDLCLGNIPLAWAQANTSLQWLQLHSAGLDPYQQLTLPAFPITNLKGFFGQSVAETAVAGIMAMYRGIDRLARWQTTEKWVGTPMRASLHLLENAKVGILGGGAIGLKTAKILTGFDCDIKIFSRTAKGDSILNINTLGQFLPDLDILVACLPETQETIGLINKSLLELLKPSALFVNVGRGSAVDEEALIDILQENKIFGAVLDVTATEPLPPHHVLWQMPNVLLTQHTSGGWAEENLNKINFFLENLQRFEKGEPLLNMANLERGY; translated from the coding sequence ATGAAAATTTTTGTCCATACCATATTCAGTGACACTGAAAAAGCCTATTTCAGGCAAAATTTACCTACTCGATACGAGCTTTGCTTTGGCAGTGAACTTTCGGAAGAAAACCGCAAGGAGGCGTTTCTTTCCTCTGATTTGTGTTTGGGGAATATACCTTTAGCTTGGGCTCAAGCTAATACTAGCCTACAGTGGCTACAATTACACTCGGCGGGACTCGATCCGTACCAGCAACTAACTCTTCCTGCTTTTCCGATTACCAATCTTAAAGGCTTTTTTGGTCAGTCGGTTGCCGAAACTGCTGTAGCGGGTATTATGGCTATGTATAGGGGTATCGACAGGCTGGCTCGTTGGCAGACTACCGAAAAATGGGTTGGTACGCCTATGCGTGCTAGTTTACATTTGTTAGAAAACGCTAAAGTAGGAATTTTGGGCGGGGGGGCTATTGGCCTAAAAACAGCCAAAATCTTAACGGGCTTCGACTGTGATATTAAAATATTTTCTAGAACTGCCAAAGGTGATAGCATTTTGAACATCAATACGCTTGGGCAGTTTTTGCCAGATTTGGATATTCTGGTGGCTTGTTTGCCCGAAACACAGGAAACTATCGGGCTGATTAATAAATCTTTGCTTGAACTGCTCAAACCTTCAGCTCTTTTTGTGAATGTTGGCCGTGGCTCGGCTGTAGATGAAGAGGCTCTAATTGATATTTTACAGGAAAACAAAATCTTTGGGGCGGTATTGGATGTGACAGCCACTGAACCTTTGCCTCCACACCATGTACTCTGGCAGATGCCTAATGTGCTGCTAACACAACATACTTCGGGTGGATGGGCGGAGGAGAACCTGAATAAAATCAATTTCTTTTTGGAAAATCTTCAGCGTTTTGAAAAAGGTGAGCCTTTACTCAATATGGCCAATTTAGAAAGAGGGTATTAA
- a CDS encoding Cof-type HAD-IIB family hydrolase produces MKYKMLVLDMDDTLLTDDHIISEKNKTMIRQAQEMGVYVVLASGRPTPAMISYAKDLDLPAFGSYILAYNGAVIIEMKTEEVLFEQSISQEHIHELYDFSVANNVHLITYLDGAIIASSESEYIDIEAQLTGMPLVKVTDFKKAVQKPAVKCIMLAEPTYLQEVGEKLKAQITHKSITTSKPFFLEIMQKGIDKAASLARLAQKLNITAEEIIAVGNANNDLSMIEYAGLGVWVDNVTPELRDKANVIVASNNNDGVAEVIERFILEGELV; encoded by the coding sequence ATGAAATATAAAATGTTAGTGTTGGACATGGACGACACACTTCTGACAGATGACCATATCATTTCTGAGAAAAACAAAACCATGATTCGCCAAGCCCAAGAAATGGGCGTTTATGTAGTATTGGCCTCTGGCCGACCTACACCCGCTATGATTTCGTATGCCAAAGATTTAGACTTGCCTGCGTTTGGTTCGTATATTTTGGCCTATAACGGGGCGGTGATTATTGAGATGAAAACGGAGGAAGTGCTATTTGAGCAAAGTATTAGTCAAGAGCATATCCATGAATTATATGATTTTAGCGTAGCCAACAATGTCCATTTGATTACCTATCTCGACGGAGCAATCATTGCCTCTTCCGAGTCGGAATATATTGATATTGAGGCTCAGCTCACAGGAATGCCTTTGGTAAAAGTAACTGATTTTAAGAAAGCCGTTCAGAAGCCTGCTGTAAAATGTATTATGCTTGCAGAACCTACCTATTTGCAAGAAGTAGGCGAAAAGCTCAAAGCTCAGATAACTCATAAAAGTATTACTACGTCGAAGCCTTTTTTCTTAGAAATTATGCAAAAGGGAATTGACAAAGCGGCAAGCTTGGCTCGATTAGCTCAAAAGCTAAATATTACTGCCGAAGAAATTATTGCAGTAGGCAATGCCAACAACGACCTCAGTATGATTGAATATGCAGGCTTGGGGGTTTGGGTAGATAATGTAACACCCGAGCTACGTGATAAAGCCAATGTAATTGTTGCTTCCAACAACAACGATGGCGTAGCAGAAGTAATAGAACGCTTTATTTTGGAAGGCGAACTCGTTTAG
- a CDS encoding XdhC family protein, whose protein sequence is MKEIKAIVEAYKQIDFQVKKAALATVVRVEGSSYRRTGARMLVTDAGEWIGGISGGCLEGDALKRARLAMAQQKATIVTYDTTDDDPYQIGVGLGCNGIIDVLLSPLDANNTENPVRVLEDIIEKRLPSILLTVTESQHPGLVLGQVFRYDNEDSFKAKFPDKSLALEVITAIDEVLSLTKSKSYSFELATGERVTIFVEVLVPATHLLVYGGNYDIYPMVKIAKEVGWKVSVVCNPLKVHKSLFELADAVIAKENGHQVAIDVFTVALLMAHDYETDFGNLRYFIDTPIPYIGMLGPKKRTDKMFTKLNEEGRFFSEQELQRIATPVGLDIGANTPEEIAISIVAEIRAFFAKRDGGRLRLRKKPIYE, encoded by the coding sequence ATGAAAGAGATAAAAGCCATTGTTGAAGCATATAAACAGATAGATTTTCAGGTAAAAAAGGCAGCTTTAGCAACCGTTGTTAGGGTAGAAGGGTCGTCGTATCGCCGAACTGGTGCCAGAATGCTGGTGACTGATGCAGGTGAATGGATAGGAGGGATTAGTGGCGGGTGCTTGGAGGGCGATGCTTTGAAAAGGGCAAGATTGGCCATGGCTCAACAAAAAGCTACTATTGTTACTTACGATACCACCGACGACGACCCCTACCAGATTGGGGTTGGCTTGGGTTGTAATGGTATTATCGATGTATTACTCAGTCCTTTAGATGCCAATAACACCGAAAATCCTGTAAGGGTACTCGAAGATATTATTGAAAAACGGCTACCTTCTATTTTACTTACTGTTACCGAATCGCAGCATCCTGGCTTAGTATTGGGGCAGGTATTTCGCTACGACAATGAAGATAGCTTTAAGGCAAAATTTCCTGATAAATCTCTTGCTTTGGAAGTGATAACGGCTATAGATGAAGTATTAAGTTTAACGAAATCAAAGAGTTATAGTTTTGAGCTAGCAACAGGAGAGCGGGTTACTATATTTGTGGAGGTGCTTGTTCCTGCAACGCATTTGTTGGTATATGGAGGCAATTATGATATTTATCCAATGGTAAAAATTGCCAAAGAAGTAGGCTGGAAGGTTTCGGTAGTTTGTAATCCATTGAAGGTACATAAGTCGTTATTTGAGCTAGCAGACGCTGTTATTGCCAAAGAGAACGGACATCAAGTAGCTATCGACGTTTTTACGGTGGCTTTGCTAATGGCTCATGATTATGAAACTGATTTTGGCAATCTTCGGTACTTTATAGATACCCCTATTCCTTATATTGGTATGCTTGGCCCCAAAAAGCGTACCGACAAAATGTTTACAAAATTGAACGAAGAGGGTCGTTTTTTCTCTGAGCAAGAGCTTCAGCGAATAGCCACACCTGTTGGCTTGGACATCGGAGCAAATACCCCCGAAGAAATCGCTATTTCGATTGTGGCAGAAATACGGGCATTTTTTGCCAAGCGTGACGGTGGCCGTTTACGCTTGCGCAAAAAACCAATTTATGAATAG